A stretch of Lysinibacillus agricola DNA encodes these proteins:
- the recN gene encoding DNA repair protein RecN, whose product MLRELSIRNFAIIEDLTVSFSDGLTVLTGETGAGKSIIIDAVHLLAGGRGNSEFIRHGTKKAELGGLFQISNSGHPVHKKLEEAGIEIEEDTIILRRDLNDSGKSVCRVNGKLVPLSVLRDIGASLIDIHGQHENQELMDEKQHIFLLDHFAEEQLISIQELYSSQYDEYRSLKKELASISIDEQLMAQRIDLYQFQMKELEDANLKLGEEDELLDERRRLMNFNKIFERSSAAYEAIQGESKGLDWIGNAMGALEDAATIDEQFKEASESVTTAFYALQDAAYQVKNVLDELEFDPARLNEVEQRLALLQNLKRKYGSTVEEILTYYEKIKTELNELLNRDEILQVKERKVLEMESVLNELAAELSTVRKAAAHNLSEAIMAELRELHMEKAKFIVNFDELPYFDANGKDQVIFYISTNVGEPPKSLPKIASGGELSRMMLALKTIFSSSNGITSIIFDEVDTGVSGRVAQAIAEKIAAVSVNSQVLCISHLPQVAAMADHHYFIKKEVEHDRTFTSLLEIDTDARIEEVSRMISGAEITDLTLQHATELLKMANERKKQMR is encoded by the coding sequence GTGTTAAGAGAGCTTAGTATTCGAAACTTTGCCATCATTGAAGATTTGACAGTTAGCTTTTCAGATGGTTTAACTGTTTTAACAGGTGAAACAGGTGCAGGAAAATCAATTATTATTGATGCAGTTCATTTACTTGCTGGCGGTCGAGGAAATTCCGAATTCATTCGACATGGGACTAAAAAGGCTGAATTAGGTGGTTTATTTCAAATTTCAAATTCTGGACATCCTGTTCACAAGAAACTTGAAGAGGCCGGCATTGAAATCGAAGAAGATACCATTATTTTACGCCGTGATTTAAATGATTCTGGAAAAAGTGTTTGTAGAGTAAATGGTAAACTTGTGCCATTATCTGTACTACGTGATATTGGTGCTAGCCTCATCGATATTCATGGGCAGCATGAAAATCAAGAACTCATGGATGAGAAACAGCATATCTTTTTACTTGACCACTTTGCTGAGGAACAACTTATATCAATTCAAGAATTGTACAGTTCCCAGTATGATGAATATCGTTCGCTTAAAAAAGAATTAGCTTCTATCTCGATTGATGAACAGTTAATGGCGCAGCGTATTGATTTGTACCAATTCCAAATGAAAGAGCTAGAGGATGCCAATTTAAAGCTTGGCGAGGAAGATGAGCTTCTTGATGAACGACGCCGTCTTATGAATTTCAATAAGATTTTCGAACGTTCCAGTGCAGCATATGAAGCTATTCAAGGTGAATCAAAAGGCCTTGACTGGATTGGCAATGCTATGGGTGCCTTAGAGGATGCTGCGACCATTGACGAGCAATTTAAAGAGGCATCAGAATCAGTCACAACTGCGTTTTATGCGTTACAAGATGCTGCATATCAGGTCAAAAATGTTTTAGATGAGTTAGAATTTGACCCTGCTCGTTTAAATGAGGTTGAGCAGCGTTTAGCCTTATTACAAAATTTGAAGCGCAAATATGGCTCAACAGTCGAAGAGATTTTAACGTATTACGAAAAAATTAAAACAGAGCTTAATGAGCTCTTAAATCGTGACGAAATTTTGCAAGTAAAAGAACGAAAAGTACTGGAAATGGAATCAGTACTAAATGAGCTTGCTGCAGAACTTTCTACTGTACGAAAGGCAGCTGCGCATAATCTAAGTGAAGCTATTATGGCCGAACTACGCGAATTACATATGGAAAAAGCCAAATTTATTGTTAATTTTGATGAATTGCCTTACTTTGATGCGAATGGTAAAGACCAAGTAATTTTTTATATTTCTACGAATGTGGGCGAACCACCAAAATCTTTACCAAAAATTGCTTCTGGTGGAGAATTATCGCGAATGATGCTTGCACTTAAAACGATTTTCTCTTCTTCTAACGGCATAACATCAATTATTTTTGATGAGGTAGATACAGGTGTAAGTGGACGCGTGGCGCAAGCGATCGCAGAAAAAATTGCAGCGGTATCCGTTAATTCCCAAGTCTTATGTATTTCGCATTTACCACAAGTGGCTGCGATGGCAGATCATCATTATTTTATCAAAAAAGAAGTCGAGCATGATCGCACATTTACGTCATTGTTGGAAATAGATACGGATGCTCGTATTGAAGAAGTGAGTCGCATGATATCCGGTGCAGAGATTACAGACTTAACGTTGCAGCACGCAACAGAGCTTTTAAAAATGGCAAATGAACGAAAAAAACAAATGAGATAA
- the xseB gene encoding exodeoxyribonuclease VII small subunit yields MAEKQQTFAEAMTALEEIVRQLEQGDVPLENAIDLYKQGMELSQFCHSKLQHAEEQLISIVQETGETTAFDPLKGEN; encoded by the coding sequence GTGGCAGAGAAACAACAAACTTTCGCAGAAGCAATGACGGCACTTGAGGAAATTGTCCGCCAGCTAGAGCAAGGTGATGTGCCGCTAGAAAATGCGATTGATCTATATAAGCAAGGAATGGAGCTATCACAATTTTGCCATAGTAAGTTGCAACATGCTGAAGAGCAGTTAATTTCAATTGTCCAAGAGACAGGAGAGACTACAGCATTTGATCCACTAAAGGGAGAGAATTAA
- the ahrC gene encoding transcriptional regulator AhrC/ArgR produces MNKGQRHIRIRDIIANHEIETQDDLVDFLKDAGYNVTQATVSRDIKELHLVKVPLQDGRYKYSLPADQRFNPIQKLHRALTDAFVSIDGASHFLVMKALPGNANAIASLLDHLDWPEILGTISGDDTILIICRDENERENTKNRLLEML; encoded by the coding sequence ATGAACAAAGGACAAAGACATATACGAATTCGGGATATTATTGCCAATCATGAAATTGAGACACAAGATGATTTAGTCGATTTTTTAAAAGATGCAGGCTATAATGTGACACAAGCAACAGTATCACGAGATATTAAAGAACTTCATCTTGTCAAAGTACCTTTACAAGATGGACGCTATAAATATAGCTTGCCCGCAGACCAACGTTTCAATCCTATACAAAAATTACACCGTGCGTTAACTGATGCTTTTGTCAGCATTGACGGTGCATCTCACTTTTTAGTAATGAAAGCTCTTCCTGGTAATGCAAATGCTATTGCATCACTGCTTGACCATTTAGATTGGCCTGAAATTTTAGGTACTATTTCTGGAGACGATACTATTTTAATTATTTGTCGAGACGAAAATGAGCGTGAAAATACAAAAAATCGCTTATTAGAAATGCTATAA
- a CDS encoding undecaprenyl-diphosphate phosphatase produces MENIDFILIIKHVIIGLVQGFTEPIPVSSSGHVMIASEILGLGEQGFTFAILTNTASLLAIVYIYRKDIVRLITNFFLYLKTRESRYKADFRFAIFIVIGSIPAGVLGVLLSDVIADNVSMTTIALMLFVTGIALWLIRNMRGTKKDADLTTKDAIIVGLGQAVALTPGISRSGATIISAIAVGMKQETALRFSFMLYIPVSLGGVVLGITDFLNEPNKGALAVPYAATFIATLFMTYFAMRWFMGIMKSGKLSYFTYYCFLVGTLLLIFY; encoded by the coding sequence ATGGAAAACATAGATTTTATACTTATCATCAAACATGTTATTATCGGTCTTGTACAAGGGTTTACAGAGCCAATTCCTGTATCATCGAGTGGACATGTTATGATTGCAAGTGAAATTCTTGGTCTTGGTGAGCAAGGTTTTACTTTTGCTATTTTAACGAACACAGCTTCTTTACTCGCCATTGTCTATATTTATCGAAAGGATATTGTCCGACTCATCACAAACTTTTTCCTTTATCTTAAGACACGTGAAAGTCGCTATAAAGCAGATTTTCGTTTTGCTATATTTATTGTGATTGGTTCTATTCCAGCAGGTGTTTTAGGGGTCTTATTAAGCGATGTTATTGCGGATAATGTTAGTATGACTACGATTGCACTTATGCTATTTGTGACAGGTATTGCCTTATGGCTAATTCGCAATATGCGTGGTACGAAAAAGGATGCAGATTTGACTACAAAAGATGCTATCATCGTAGGTCTTGGTCAAGCTGTAGCGCTAACGCCTGGCATTAGCCGTTCAGGAGCAACAATTATTTCAGCCATTGCAGTTGGAATGAAGCAGGAAACCGCTCTGCGATTTTCCTTCATGCTTTATATTCCTGTAAGTCTCGGTGGGGTTGTCCTTGGGATTACAGATTTTTTAAACGAGCCAAATAAAGGTGCATTAGCAGTTCCTTACGCAGCTACATTTATTGCGACATTGTTTATGACTTATTTTGCAATGCGTTGGTTTATGGGGATAATGAAAAGTGGCAAGCTTAGCTACTTTACATATTATTGTTTTTTAGTAGGTACGCTCTTATTAATATTTTATTAA
- a CDS encoding TlyA family RNA methyltransferase, translating to MTKQPKERVDILLVERGLCETREKAKRSIMAGLVFSNETRIDKAGEKIAIDAPLQVKGSDLKYVSRGGLKLEKALQIFDMSVEGKLMLDIGSSTGGFTDCALQHGARHCYALDVGSNQLAWKIRSDERVTVMEKTNFRYTTAADLTEGLPDFATIDVSFISLSLILPVLKTLLMPGGDVMALVKPQFEAGKENVGKKGIVRDKKVHLEVLEKTAAMATKVGFVVKDASFSPITGGEGNIEFLFHLVNPFDDEEIPAYTAFNALVEEAHSTLK from the coding sequence ATGACAAAACAACCAAAAGAACGTGTAGACATTTTACTTGTAGAACGTGGGCTATGTGAAACGCGAGAAAAAGCAAAGCGCTCTATTATGGCAGGGCTAGTTTTTTCTAATGAAACTCGCATCGATAAGGCGGGGGAAAAAATAGCTATAGATGCACCACTGCAAGTAAAAGGCTCTGATTTAAAATATGTAAGTCGTGGTGGCTTGAAGCTAGAGAAAGCACTACAAATTTTTGATATGTCTGTAGAAGGGAAGCTAATGCTTGACATTGGCTCCTCTACAGGGGGCTTTACGGATTGTGCATTACAGCATGGTGCAAGACATTGCTATGCATTGGATGTTGGCTCCAACCAACTAGCGTGGAAAATCCGCTCTGATGAACGTGTAACGGTGATGGAAAAAACAAATTTCCGTTATACGACAGCGGCAGATTTAACAGAGGGCTTACCAGACTTCGCAACAATTGATGTTAGCTTTATTTCGTTATCGCTTATTTTACCTGTCTTAAAAACACTGTTAATGCCAGGCGGCGATGTGATGGCGCTAGTAAAGCCTCAGTTTGAAGCTGGTAAAGAGAATGTTGGTAAAAAAGGCATTGTTCGTGATAAAAAAGTACATCTAGAAGTTCTAGAAAAAACAGCTGCAATGGCGACAAAGGTTGGCTTTGTCGTTAAGGATGCTTCGTTTTCTCCAATTACAGGAGGCGAAGGAAATATTGAATTTTTATTCCATTTAGTGAATCCTTTTGATGATGAAGAAATTCCTGCATATACAGCTTTTAATGCACTCGTTGAAGAAGCGCATAGTACACTAAAATAA
- a CDS encoding polyprenyl synthetase family protein: MNEQLKHFIESNIPQVEAEMFALVEKIDAPADLKESMLYSLKAGGKRIRPLFVLAVLELYNKNLKDGLTVGSVIEIIHTYSLIHDDLPSMDNDDFRRGKPTNHKVYGEALATLAGDALNTLAFGILARMDVSAEKRIELVNLLSEAAGAEGMVGGQVLDMEGEQRQLNLAELEHVHVNKTGALLRFSIEAGAVLADVTQEDRATLKEYAHHIGLAFQIQDDILDIEGTTEELGKTAGKDVASDKSTYPALLTLNGAKEKLAEHYQHAINALDKLQVNVSLLREFAAYIVHRKN; encoded by the coding sequence ATGAACGAGCAATTAAAACATTTTATTGAAAGCAACATACCACAAGTTGAAGCTGAAATGTTTGCACTTGTTGAGAAAATTGATGCGCCAGCCGATTTAAAAGAATCGATGCTTTATTCATTAAAAGCTGGAGGTAAACGTATTCGTCCTCTTTTCGTATTGGCCGTACTCGAGCTATACAATAAGAATTTGAAGGATGGTTTAACTGTAGGATCAGTCATTGAAATCATCCATACGTACTCGTTAATCCATGATGATTTACCAAGCATGGATAATGATGATTTCCGTAGAGGTAAGCCGACAAATCATAAAGTATATGGCGAGGCATTAGCGACACTTGCAGGAGATGCATTAAATACACTTGCGTTTGGCATTTTAGCACGCATGGATGTGTCAGCGGAAAAACGCATTGAGCTTGTCAATCTTTTAAGTGAAGCAGCCGGTGCAGAAGGTATGGTTGGTGGTCAAGTACTCGATATGGAAGGTGAGCAACGTCAGCTAAACTTAGCTGAACTTGAGCATGTCCATGTCAATAAAACGGGCGCTTTATTACGATTTAGTATTGAAGCGGGAGCCGTATTAGCTGATGTAACACAAGAGGATCGCGCAACTTTAAAGGAATATGCGCATCATATCGGCCTTGCCTTCCAAATTCAAGACGATATTTTAGATATTGAGGGAACTACAGAAGAACTGGGCAAAACTGCAGGTAAGGATGTAGCGAGTGATAAAAGCACATACCCAGCCCTGTTAACTTTAAATGGGGCAAAAGAAAAGCTAGCTGAGCATTATCAGCATGCCATTAACGCACTAGATAAATTGCAAGTAAATGTCAGCTTATTACGTGAGTTTGCAGCCTATATTGTTCATCGTAAAAACTAG
- the dxs gene encoding 1-deoxy-D-xylulose-5-phosphate synthase, which translates to MDLNKITSPSFLKNLDKKDLEQLAQEIRTFLIEKCSVTGGHIGPNLGVVELTIMLHKVFDSPQDKFLWDVGHQAYVHKILTGRASQFDTLRQFKGLCGFPKRVESEHDEWETGHSSTSLSAAMGMAAARDIKKEKNFVIPIIGDGALTGGMALEALNHIGHAETNMIVILNDNEMSIAPNVGALHNVLGRLRTAKEYSKAKEEVESLINKIPVLGGKLASTAERLKDSLKYLVVSGVFFEELGFKYLGPIDGHDFDALETTLSQAKKVNGPVLVHVITKKGKGYKPAEDDTIGNWHGTGPYKIENGAFVKSEAKGPAWSSLIAETVRKIAHEDKRIVTITPAMPVGSKLQGIQKDFPNRFFDVGIAEQHAATMAAGLATQNMKPFLAIYSTFLQRAYDQVLHDIARPNLNVFIGIDRAGLVGADGETHQGVFDIAFLRHIPNMTIMMPKDENEGQHMVKTAIEYDGGPIALRYPRGNGIGVPLDDELKTLPIGSWEVLREGKDATILTFGTTIPMAMEAASILAQQGVEIEVVNARFIKPMDEDMLHRILSNRKPILTIEEAVLQGGFGSGVLEFAHDHGYLSALIDRMGIPDQFIEHGNVDQLLAEIHMTAEDTVARMHVLLQQKQQVGLNK; encoded by the coding sequence GTGGATTTAAATAAGATAACTAGTCCATCCTTTTTAAAAAACTTAGATAAGAAGGATCTTGAGCAACTTGCACAAGAAATTCGTACTTTCTTAATTGAAAAATGTTCTGTCACAGGTGGTCATATCGGACCGAACCTAGGTGTTGTGGAGCTAACGATCATGCTCCATAAAGTGTTTGACAGTCCACAAGATAAGTTTTTATGGGATGTTGGCCACCAAGCTTACGTGCACAAAATTTTGACAGGTCGTGCGAGTCAATTTGACACATTACGTCAGTTCAAAGGGCTTTGTGGTTTTCCAAAGCGTGTGGAGAGTGAACATGATGAGTGGGAAACAGGTCATAGCTCGACATCTTTGTCAGCAGCCATGGGTATGGCGGCAGCACGTGATATAAAAAAAGAAAAGAACTTCGTGATACCAATTATTGGAGATGGAGCGTTAACTGGCGGTATGGCACTTGAGGCATTAAACCATATAGGCCATGCAGAAACAAATATGATTGTCATTTTAAATGATAATGAAATGTCAATCGCTCCAAACGTCGGAGCGTTACACAACGTACTAGGACGTCTTCGTACAGCCAAGGAATATTCAAAAGCAAAAGAAGAAGTGGAATCTCTCATCAATAAGATTCCTGTGCTAGGTGGTAAGCTTGCTTCAACTGCTGAGCGCTTAAAAGACAGCTTAAAATATTTAGTGGTATCAGGTGTGTTCTTTGAAGAGCTAGGCTTTAAATATCTTGGACCGATTGATGGACATGATTTCGATGCTCTTGAGACAACATTATCACAAGCTAAAAAAGTAAATGGCCCAGTACTCGTTCATGTTATTACGAAAAAAGGCAAAGGTTATAAACCTGCTGAGGATGATACAATCGGTAATTGGCATGGGACAGGTCCTTATAAAATTGAAAACGGTGCCTTTGTAAAGTCCGAAGCGAAAGGTCCAGCTTGGAGTAGTTTGATTGCTGAGACTGTCCGCAAAATTGCTCATGAGGATAAACGAATTGTCACTATAACTCCTGCAATGCCAGTAGGCTCGAAATTACAAGGTATCCAAAAGGATTTCCCAAATCGCTTCTTTGATGTGGGGATTGCTGAGCAACATGCAGCTACGATGGCGGCAGGCCTAGCAACACAAAATATGAAGCCGTTTTTAGCCATTTATTCAACGTTCCTTCAACGTGCCTATGACCAAGTACTGCATGATATCGCTCGTCCAAACTTGAATGTCTTCATTGGGATTGACCGTGCAGGCTTAGTTGGCGCAGACGGTGAAACACATCAAGGTGTATTTGATATTGCTTTCCTTCGTCATATACCAAATATGACAATTATGATGCCAAAGGATGAAAATGAAGGTCAACATATGGTGAAAACAGCCATTGAATATGATGGTGGCCCAATTGCGTTGCGTTATCCACGAGGTAATGGTATAGGCGTTCCGTTAGACGATGAACTTAAGACTTTACCAATTGGAAGTTGGGAAGTATTACGTGAAGGTAAGGATGCTACGATCTTAACCTTTGGTACGACGATTCCAATGGCAATGGAAGCAGCCAGTATTCTAGCCCAGCAAGGTGTAGAGATAGAAGTAGTCAATGCTCGTTTCATTAAACCAATGGATGAGGATATGCTGCACCGTATATTATCAAATCGTAAACCAATATTAACGATTGAAGAGGCAGTTCTACAAGGTGGCTTTGGTAGTGGGGTACTAGAGTTTGCCCATGACCATGGTTATTTAAGTGCACTGATTGATCGTATGGGTATCCCAGATCAATTTATTGAGCATGGAAATGTAGATCAGCTACTCGCTGAAATCCATATGACAGCTGAGGATACAGTGGCACGTATGCACGTGTTACTTCAACAAAAACAGCAAGTAGGTTTGAATAAATAA
- a CDS encoding SpoIVB peptidase S55 domain-containing protein, which yields MYRRWRQFVILPMLIVLLFMPVKVFAAKKLIPMGEAIGIQLQLSHVFVAHDVLLASNQWMKGGAVVEKINDITVKTLADAKQAVAKQGQQKWTIKNEGKEVTLELQEQEAEHVISFLKDETDGVGTLTYIDPETKNYGALGHQIVDSTLQEAPIFHAGSIFLASIQQIRKSIPGQPGYKISSIEKHQERLGSIDKNTVYGIFGRWEDGYQQRLPKAIEIMHEKDIKTGKAEIYTAIEGSKVETFSIEITKVENERLEFIVSDKKLIEKTGGILQGMSGSPIIQDGRFVGAVTHMFVEEPKKGAAITVAEMLKKSS from the coding sequence ATGTATCGTCGTTGGCGTCAATTTGTCATTTTGCCTATGCTCATCGTTTTATTGTTCATGCCCGTAAAGGTTTTTGCTGCAAAAAAGCTTATTCCGATGGGCGAAGCAATTGGAATTCAACTTCAGCTATCACATGTATTTGTAGCGCATGATGTGCTATTAGCTTCCAATCAGTGGATGAAAGGAGGCGCTGTTGTTGAAAAAATAAATGATATCACTGTAAAAACGCTTGCGGATGCCAAACAAGCTGTTGCTAAGCAAGGGCAACAGAAATGGACGATAAAAAATGAAGGAAAAGAAGTAACCCTTGAGTTACAGGAGCAAGAAGCAGAACATGTTATTTCCTTTTTAAAAGATGAAACAGATGGAGTAGGAACATTGACATACATTGATCCAGAGACAAAAAATTACGGTGCATTAGGCCATCAAATTGTTGATTCAACCTTACAAGAAGCCCCTATTTTCCATGCTGGCTCCATTTTTTTAGCTTCGATTCAACAAATTCGTAAAAGTATACCTGGCCAACCTGGCTATAAAATATCCTCCATTGAAAAACATCAGGAACGATTAGGGAGTATAGATAAAAATACAGTTTATGGAATTTTTGGCCGTTGGGAAGACGGTTATCAACAAAGATTGCCTAAAGCAATTGAAATTATGCATGAAAAGGATATAAAAACAGGAAAAGCTGAAATCTACACGGCGATAGAGGGCAGTAAGGTGGAAACTTTTTCTATTGAAATTACAAAGGTCGAAAATGAACGCCTTGAATTCATAGTATCTGACAAAAAGCTCATTGAAAAAACAGGTGGTATTTTGCAGGGGATGAGTGGCAGTCCTATCATTCAAGACGGTCGTTTTGTGGGTGCAGTTACACATATGTTTGTGGAGGAGCCTAAAAAGGGAGCTGCAATTACAGTAGCGGAAATGTTAAAAAAATCATCATAA
- the spo0A gene encoding sporulation transcription factor Spo0A, producing MTKVKVAIADDNRELLKTMEQYFQGHPEIEIIATASNGKVCLQMLEEFTPDILLLDIIMPHLDGLAVLESMYQNEQMSSVQVIMLTAFGQEDVMKQAVDLGASYFMLKPFEFDQLVQKILHCAGQKAMLPKKTSVLQPAAPQKLNQHQLDSTITAIIKEIGVPAHIKGYSYLREAIQMVFEDIELLGSVTKILYPEIAKKFNTTPSRVERAIRHAIEVAWNRGNYESISSMFGYTVHHLKSKPTNSEFIAMIADKIRIDMMAS from the coding sequence ATGACAAAGGTTAAAGTAGCGATTGCAGATGATAATCGTGAGTTATTAAAAACGATGGAGCAGTATTTTCAAGGGCATCCTGAAATTGAAATAATTGCAACTGCTTCAAATGGGAAAGTTTGTTTGCAAATGTTGGAGGAATTTACACCTGATATTTTACTTCTAGATATAATAATGCCACATCTTGATGGGTTAGCTGTATTAGAATCAATGTATCAAAATGAACAAATGTCATCCGTTCAAGTTATAATGTTGACTGCTTTTGGTCAAGAAGATGTCATGAAACAAGCTGTAGACTTAGGTGCTTCCTATTTCATGCTAAAGCCATTTGAATTCGATCAGTTAGTTCAAAAGATTTTACATTGTGCTGGACAGAAGGCAATGCTTCCTAAAAAGACAAGCGTTTTACAACCTGCGGCACCTCAAAAATTAAATCAACATCAATTAGATAGCACGATCACAGCCATTATTAAAGAAATCGGCGTTCCTGCACATATTAAAGGGTACTCTTATTTGCGAGAGGCAATTCAAATGGTATTCGAAGATATCGAGTTATTAGGCTCTGTGACGAAAATTTTATATCCAGAAATCGCCAAAAAGTTCAATACAACTCCATCACGAGTTGAGCGTGCGATTCGTCATGCGATTGAAGTCGCATGGAATCGTGGCAATTATGAATCGATTTCGTCGATGTTTGGGTATACAGTACATCATTTAAAATCGAAGCCGACAAATAGCGAATTCATCGCCATGATCGCTGACAAGATTCGTATTGATATGATGGCGAGCTAA
- the xseA gene encoding exodeoxyribonuclease VII large subunit codes for MSSASYLTVKALTKYIKRKFDADPHLREVYVKGELSNVKIHQSGHIYFTLKDDGARIAATMFKTAASKLAFEPKEGMQVFIRGDVNVYESYGTYQLYVQEMQPDGIGSLFVAFNQLKEQLQKEGLFKPEWKQPIPRFPEKIGVLTSTTGAAIRDICTTLKRRYPLAEVFIYPTLVQGAQAAPNIVHNIERANIEANCDVLIVGRGGGSIEDLWAFNEEVVARAIFESRIPIISAVGHETDTTIADYVADLRAPTPTAAAEMAVPDQQDLFQRVLTQKSQLHQIVRAQLMAERQRLNKLQQSYPLSMPERLYRPFTERLAQLESGLQKAMQVDLMKKTAQFQQLHSAVEQHSPKKALAFHQRELETNVQQLTRAATHYVTKQKQQFEATVRTLEALNPLAILTRGFTVAYKDNQMLKSSADVKPHDQLTLSFHDGKVIADVKKILPKNEGE; via the coding sequence ATGTCATCTGCTTCTTATTTAACTGTAAAAGCATTAACGAAATATATTAAACGAAAATTTGATGCCGACCCGCATTTACGTGAAGTCTATGTAAAGGGAGAGCTATCCAACGTCAAGATACATCAATCAGGGCATATTTACTTTACATTAAAGGACGATGGAGCACGAATTGCGGCTACAATGTTTAAAACGGCAGCATCAAAATTAGCGTTTGAACCCAAGGAAGGTATGCAAGTTTTTATCCGTGGAGATGTAAACGTTTACGAAAGCTATGGTACATATCAATTATATGTACAGGAAATGCAGCCAGATGGGATTGGTAGCTTGTTTGTTGCCTTTAACCAGTTGAAAGAACAGTTACAAAAAGAAGGACTTTTTAAACCTGAATGGAAACAACCAATTCCGAGGTTTCCAGAAAAAATCGGTGTTTTAACGTCGACAACAGGTGCCGCCATTCGAGATATCTGTACAACATTAAAGAGACGCTATCCACTTGCTGAAGTTTTTATTTATCCAACCCTTGTACAGGGAGCACAAGCAGCGCCAAACATTGTTCACAATATTGAGCGAGCAAATATCGAAGCGAATTGCGATGTGCTGATTGTTGGGCGAGGCGGTGGATCGATTGAGGATTTATGGGCATTTAACGAGGAAGTTGTCGCACGAGCAATTTTTGAAAGTCGCATCCCAATTATTAGTGCAGTGGGTCATGAAACCGATACGACTATAGCGGATTATGTAGCTGATTTGCGCGCACCGACACCAACAGCAGCTGCTGAAATGGCTGTACCGGATCAACAAGATTTATTTCAACGGGTGCTTACACAAAAATCACAACTGCATCAAATCGTAAGAGCGCAACTTATGGCAGAACGTCAGCGTCTAAATAAGCTCCAACAATCTTATCCGTTGTCAATGCCAGAACGCCTATATCGACCATTTACGGAAAGGCTAGCACAACTTGAATCGGGATTACAAAAAGCAATGCAAGTCGATTTGATGAAGAAAACAGCGCAGTTTCAACAATTACATAGTGCGGTAGAACAGCACTCGCCGAAAAAGGCATTAGCTTTCCATCAACGAGAGCTAGAAACTAACGTCCAACAATTAACTCGTGCTGCAACGCATTATGTAACGAAGCAAAAACAACAATTTGAGGCAACTGTCAGAACTTTAGAAGCATTGAATCCATTAGCCATTTTAACAAGGGGCTTCACGGTAGCTTATAAAGATAATCAAATGTTAAAATCATCAGCTGATGTAAAACCGCATGATCAATTAACACTTTCCTTCCATGATGGAAAGGTTATTGCTGATGTGAAAAAGATCTTGCCGAAAAATGAGGGGGAATAA